The Callospermophilus lateralis isolate mCalLat2 chromosome 4, mCalLat2.hap1, whole genome shotgun sequence genomic interval TGTGCAAACAGAACAATTTCTATAGCTAAGGCTCAGCTGCCTCACCCTGGTGACAAACATTGACACAAAGcactccccccccacacacacacacaggctggcTTTCCCAGGTGTGGCCTTAGCTTCCCTCACATCTTGTCTGCTCCAGAGATGGGGCCAGGTGGGCAGAAGGTCAGAGCCAACCAAAGCCCCAGAGAGAGGGGCAGAAACCCCTCTGGCCACTGTGCACACAAGGCCTCTGTCTCTGAGGCCTCGCTACTCCCAAGAAAAAAACAGAGGCAAATGTCACTAAGAAGGCTTTATTTTGGCCACAGCCAGTTGCTCAGGATCCAGACATCAAGCACCTTCCTCCTTGGCAATGCGGTCTTTCTTAAGTGGTCCCTGTGGAGACAGGAAGGCCAGAGATGAAGCAGGCGGCGGCAGGAGTAAGCACTCCCTAGGGGACGGAGGAGGGGAGCACCCAGGATGGGCCACCAGAGCCCCTAACCCCAGAGGGAGGTAGCTGGCAAAAGGGCTCACCATGAATGCTTTCTTCTCCTCCATAGTCTGGAAGCGGCCATggccaaacttggaggtggtgtcGATGAACTTAAGGTCAATCTTCTCCAGAGCGCGCCGTTTGGTCTGTACCAGCAAGGACTGTGGCAAGAGGGAGGGGGCTGTGACTTAGAGAATCCCCAGCATCTCAGCTCAAGGCCCACTGAGGCCAAGAACCCAGACAGCACCATCTAGTGGCTCAAGCTCTGAACCTGTCCCATCAGGCAGAGGAGCAAGAAGACTGAGAGCAGGATGACCCATGAACACAGGAGCCCAACTAGCCAGACTAGGAATTTCCTCCTCCAGACTTCAAAGCTGGTGTCAAAGGGAAACCTACGCCCTCCCCTTCCTCAACCCTCCCACCCTGGCTCAGCACCAAAGGCTGAGCCTGTGATTCTCCATAGGGGGGAGATCCTGAAAGGATGCGGGAGGTCACCCAGTCTTACCTTGCGGAGAGTGAGCACCCGCTTCTTGGTCCCCACCACACAGCCTTTCAGCATGACGAAGTCATTGGTCACTTCACCATAGTGGACAAAACCACCCTGGGGAAAAAGCAAGGCCACGGGGTCAGCAGATTAAGCATAGAGGCAGCTGGTCTGCAGACCTGTGAGCTCTGCAGATATGGCAGACCTTTGGGGTCAGGTTGTCCCTGGCCATCTGACTGCAGGGTTTCTCAGAAGGAAGGCAACAGGGAATGGTTCCTTGTCTGACTCCAGCACCCGGTACACATTCTAGGCCTGAACCCCTACCTTTTTAGCCAGCCCCATCTAGAGGGCCTACACACATGACTTCCAAGGCACACAACAGGGTGCTGTGCAGGCCCCTCACCCCACAGCCAAGGCCTGGGCAGCTCCACAGGTTACCAGGGAATCTTTGCAGGTGGAGTCAGTCCAGCACTCACCAGAGGGTTGATGCTCTTGTCAGACAGGTCGTAGTCAGTGGAAGCATTATTCTTGATTAGTTTGCCATCCTTGATGAGGTAGCCCTGGCCAATCTTATAGATCTGAAAGAGATGTGTGAGGATCAGCACCTGGGAAGACAGGTCTGAGTGCCTCGGGGTGGGGTGTCAAGGGGGAGTCGCCcctccgcaaaaaaaaaaaaaatcactagggGCAAGGTTAGAGCACTTGCTCAGCACATGTGAAACATTGgatgtgatcctcagcaccatataaaaataataaaataaaggtactgtattCATATTCATCTATaaagctcaggcaggaggatctaaagtCCAAAGaagtctcagcaacttggtgagaacctgtctcagaagactggggatgtatgtagctcagtagtcAAGCACCAAGCACCCCCGACTCAGGCCCTATCCCAAACAAAAGGACACTACTAGAAAAAAATGCCCAGGTGCCCAGGACAGGCCTATAAACAGAGGGCCACTGCATCACACCAAGAGTCGTCCTTCCTGGAACCACCTGATGGCATCCTGCAATTACCCTGACCCCTAAGAACCAGAACCATCCAAGACCAGTGAAGATCTGAGGCCCATTGACACAACACAGGCTGCCACCCAACCAGTGACTACAGCCCCTCAGGGTTTCTCACCTTCTTATTGATCTCCGTGCGGTGATGGTAGCCTTTCTGGCCAGCCCGAGCCACAGAGAAGGCCACACGGGCAGGATGCCAGGCTCCAATACAGGCGACCTTACGCAGCCCTCGGTGGGTCTTGCGGGGAAGCTTCTTGGTGTGCCAGCGACTGGTGACCCCTGGGGAGAACAAGCACTGCTGCACCAGAGGCCTGGCACTCACACCACTGGCCCTTTCCTGCTGGGAGTGCCCAAGGGCAGAACCCCAGCCAGGCTGACCACAGGGCTGTTCTCAGAAGGAAGGCAACAGGGAATGGTTCCTCAGTCTGACTCGGGCGCTGTACCCAGCGCACATTCCAGGCTTCATCACAGAACAGCTGGGCCTGACGCCACCTCCCCCCAGGATCAGCACAACGTGAGCCTCTGCACAGCTTACCTTTGTAGCCTTTGCCCTTGGTCACTCCTATGACGTCAATCATCTCATCCTGCCcaaacacctggttcacagggaccTGCTGCTCTAGTCTCTCCCGGGCCCAGTCCAGTTTCTCAGCCACGGTGCCTCCATTCACCTGGATCTCCATCAGGTGGGCTTTCTTCTGGCGCAGAGGAAGCAGCCGCATCTAGGAAAGAGCAGGCACAGCTCAGCTCAGGATTGGAGTCCCTCTGGTAGTAGATCAACGGAGGCTGAGACAGCCCTGTCCCCATTACTGTCTTTTTATCCAGTTCATCTACCCTTGCTCTACTAACAAAGTTGATTTGGACAGGAAGGCCTGGTAAAGAGCAGACagcaggggtgtggctcagtagctggctagtgctcaaggccctgggttccatccccagtgccaaaaaaacaaacaaaaaacctacaCAAAATGTTAAGGATTAGAAAAAAATGCACCGAAGCACAAGCTGAGGGTTGCTGGCAAAGGTGCTTATCCTGTATCCCAGCTAAGCTTGGCCTCACattcctataatcctagctactcctTAAGGTAGGAGATCCcatgttcaaggtcagcctggggaaCTTAGCCAAgacgctggggatgtggctccgtggtcgtCTTCTGGTTCAATCccagttttaaaaaaaacaaaaaacaacctctactgtccatccattcacccatctAGTGATCTCTAACCTCAAAGGGCTATAGAGGCCCTGAAGCTAGGACTGCACCAGACAAGAGGTGCCTATTTTACCAAGCCAACAAAGGACCCACTCAGTTCACATCAATGCAGCATTCCACAACTAACTTAACCAGTTGGGTCAACAAATTTGAAAGGGATTTTCCCAAATGAGGTATGGTTTCCTCACTCACAGTGAGGACACAGTGCCCTCTGCTGGAAAGAGAAAGACCTACGCATATGGGGACCCTCCTGTCGATACCATATGTCCTTGAAGGGACCTCAAAAGGAATCTGAGTCTTAAACTCAACCAATCCTGGTTGGGCACAAAACCCTTGTGAGCTGACATCTGAGCAGCACTTTTTTGGAAAGCTCAAACCCTTacatgcttgcctaccatgcaagaggcccagggttcaatccccagcatgaaaAATAAAGTCTTACTTGATCAGGTACATCACCAACAAGATGACACAGCACATGCTTACCTGGGTGTGGGCGATAATGCGGATGACCTGGCAATATTTCTTCATGCTATTGAAGTCCTTCTCCAGTTGCTTCTTGCCCATGTCATCCTGCCACTTCTTGCAGTATTTGGTAAAGGCCTTCTTCTTAGATTTATGCCTTCAGGAGCAGAGGAGAGTTGGGGAAGGGGCCGGGCGCAGACCTTCATCACCCTTGAGGGGTGAGCGGAAGGCATACTGGCACCACCAGGGGATGGGGCTCATTGCCAGCTTCTAAGGAGCCTTTTCCACTGGCAAGCGGAGCCTGGATGAAGCTCATCGGGCAAAGCCGAGCGGAGCTAAGCAGAGTTCCAACAAGGTTAATATAAGTCACAGATATTCAAAGCACCATTCTTGCTCCAGGGTACCAGAAAGCTCCCTTTCTCTACCTTAGCAGGTACTATTCTCAGTTACTATTAAGAAACCAGGGTGCTAAGCCAGGGCTAGAAGCCCAACACTACCACTGCCTTATCTTTCCTATTTCAGGGAGTTACAAACAGCCAAAGGAACACAGTCAACCAACTGCACTAGGCTGACCAGAATTAAGATGCCAGTTCTTAGATCAAGAACCAGTGCTGCTAAAGTTGACCTCCAGGTTTGGTTCTATTCAAGAGGCCAACTTAAAAAAGGAAACAACTTCCCACCACTAGAATACAGGCTCTGTACAGGGTTTCCCTGCTCTTCAGCCCAATGCTGGAACTGCATGTTCTGGCTCTTACCAGTTCTTATAGAAGCGCCTTTTGCACTCATCACTGATATGCTCAGCAAAGATGGTCTTGAAGGTTCGGAGGCCTCGAGGGGTTTCCACGTAGCCCACAATGCCTACAACCACCATGGGCGGTGTCTCCACTATGGTCACAGCCTCCACAACCTCCTTCTTGTTCACCTCTGAAGACAGAAAATAGGACAGGAGTGAGCTGACACGAATGCCCACACAAGGTGGCCACACAACCTTCTCCTTCAAATGTTTACATTTAACTTAAACCCAACATCAGGACTCTAACACGGCTTCAGTTCTCTCTAGAAACCTAAGCAATCTCTAGGAACAGACAAATTTGTGGCCTGGACAAGAGTCCCAAGTACAATGGGGTGTAATAACAAATCTAAATTTACTCAGGGTAGACAATATAAACTAAGTGCTAAAAGCTAGTGCTATGGGCCAACCAAGTGTAAATAAAGGCAGTGTATATTCCAGCCTTGATAGTGAAAGGTCACACTCTATGCTGTGGCTCTTCACAAATTTACTCAGCACATTCCCTGCCTCCATAAGTACACTTAAACATCAGTCCTAAAATTTAACATTCCCATCCCCCAACTTAAGACAACACAGTAGCATATACGTACTGGATCCTGGCCTATCAACTTCCCGCACGATGTGAGTCATGCCAGCCTTGTAGCCCAGAAAGGCTGTGAGGTGGACAGGCTTTGAAGGGTCATCCTTCGGGAAGCTCTTCACCTTCCCTCGATGCCTGCTGCTACGCTTTCGAGGCAAGAAGCCTAAGGATCCATGTCTGGGAGCGGAGAACTTCCTGtgagactggggaaaaaaaaatatatatatatatatatatatatatcggcACCCAAACAAGAGGCAGCTCTCATTTCACTGCTTCCCAGCTGCTGACCTATACTCAACcatgagtttctttttttttttttttttggtaccagggatcgaacccaactgtgagccacatccccagctttttcattttttatcccAAGAAAGGGTGAAAGTTGCTCAGGGTCTCGATAAGACGAGGAGGCTGCCCTAGAACTTTTgttcctcctgtgtcagccttcagaggggctgggattacaaatgtgccCCAGCACACTCATCCCACAATGTTGAGTGTTAACTAGACACCCAGCAAGGCCAGGATCACCCACATCACACTGCCTCCTTCTGAATGTTGATTGGGAACTATCTTTACAAGAAAAAAAGCCATCCAATGTGCTCTAAGAGAACTAGAATATTAAAAACCGTGTTAACAGATGATTTGTCACCAAGATTCTCACCAGTGAACCGACTCATGGGACAATAGCTGGGCACTAATAATGGAACCATAGTACTCTCCAGCGTGGTACACAGTAGGCCAACAGGACTCACAGAGCCAAATCAGAACATGACAATCAGCACACAGATTCTGTCCGCCCGTCAGTAAGTTCATCATGTGAGGTTTCTGGCGAGTCTAGAGGCCTTCAAGTTGCACCAAGGAATTTCCAAAGGGACCCTTTACGCATGCGCCGGCCCCCGTTTACCAGAACACCGGGGGTCCCACTCAAGACCCTCCTGGCCCGGCAAATTGCTTTTGAGGATTAATAACAACTATCGCTAAAATCTGGCGAGGTCGGAGCCCAGAAACCATCTACTGCTTCAAGTGGCCGTCCAGGCCAGCTTCCGCCCCAAGGCCGCTCGGTGGCCGACTCGCAATCCCAGGGTATTCCTCCACAACTCCCTTCCCCACAGGCCTCGCAAGTTTCCAGAAAAATAGGCCTCACTGCAGTCCCTACTGTGTTCCCTGCGCTCCTAGAACGAGCTCCCGGGACCGGCCAAGCCGAGATGGCGACGATGCGCGACGGATCCCACCACGCCGACTTTGAAGCCAAGAGGAAAGAAGCCATTAGGAAACTCACCATCGCGCCGCCAAATCCCGCCGGTAGAGGCCGACTGGGCCTTGGTACACGATATATAAAGAGCCTCTTGACTCCGCCCCTTCCGGCGTGCGAGCGCGCGCCCGCGGCGGACGTCTGGTCGGAGGGACGTACGGGGCGCCATTTCCACGCACGCTTTCCCACACCTAGCGTAAATTCTGAGAGGACGTatgtttcaggaaaaaaaaagaaaatctacttaGCGGCCCTACGGCGAGCGGAAAAGTTCagacttatttaaaaaatactgaaaCGCTGGGTGACCGCGCGGACTGCGACAGGTCTACGGTGTTCTGCAGCAGCCAAACTTTATGATGAGAGAGAAAAATGGCTGTAGTCGTCTGGGGTTGAATAACCCGACTGTAGGCTTCTTTCACATGTGGTAGCCAGTTTTAAGCCTAACCACATGGGCGTTGTTGCCATTTTGTTTCGGAGTTGAAGCAGCAGCTCGATGGGGTGAGCTAGTTGCACGGCTTTCGTGAGCTCCTTCAAGCCTGCCTGGGTCGTTCCGGTATCCAGCTGCAGGGTTCCGCGTCCCGAGCCCGCGCCACGACCTCGGGTCCTGCCCTCCAGATCTTCCCAGGAATCTGAGGTTTCCTCGGGTTCTGCATTACCCCCGAGGCTGCCCCCCAAGACTGCCACGCCTGGCCTCGCTCGTGCCCCGACCTCCTCCTTCCCACCCGGGCATCGTGATCCTGGGCACGGCCTTGGCACCCACTGTGGTGTGAAAACCTTTCTCTCATTTAACCCTCACAGCTTCCCTGAGAGGCAGCATCTGATAGGTCCTCAATCTATTACTGGAAATCTTTGGAGTCAGTGGTTTTGAAATCCAGCACTTTGGGGATCTTTCGAAAGGAAACATGAGGCCAGGCGCGAtggcgcacgcctataatcctaaactgcagaggctgagggaggccgaggcaggaggatcgcgagttcaaagccagcccagtgcccctgggttcaatccccagtacccaggggaaaaagaaagaaagttaatATGATGCACATACTGTGTACTGTGTTATCTATCCTCTCTGCACTCTTGACTGAGACATTAGCATTTCTACAAGGAAATGTGACTCCCTATAGTTGCTTTTTATCTGAGGGAGATATATTCCAAGACATTCCTCTCCCTTGTCTGAGGCTGCAGATAGCATTGAATGCTGTATACACCATGTTTTTCATCTACACatgatacacacacaaacacacacccctttggtaaagtttaacatcaattgagCGTTATGAGATTATCAACCATGGCAAGTAATATAATAGAACAACTATTGCTTCAGGAGGTGGGGAGCACCCTCAGAGGCtggtgcaggaggatcacaagcttgaggGCACCCTGGGCAGcttattgagatcctgtctcaaaaaataaaaagcgtTTGGATttgagttcagtggtagagcccccatgggtggttcaatccccagtcttgTTATTTGGGTAAAtagcaggggaaaaaaaagtgtgtgtgtgtgtatactgtaTATACACTATAGTAAAGACCACTTAAAACTTATGAACTTTTGAATCCCATTTCCCCGAGATTAGGGAGGGttagagattagggaggagctgggagagagaagaaaagaaagaaccaagtccattttaaaagtcaattggatggggctggggatgtggctcaagcagtagcgcaccggcctggcatgcatgctgcccgggttcgatcctcagcaccacatacaaacacaagatattgtgtccgctgaagactaaaacaaatgaatattgaaattctctctccctctctcactctctcttaaaaaaaaaaaaaaaaaaaaaagattgtcatTGTCTTCATTATGAACCTATAAAGTTGTATTAATAATTTGAGTGAATCAAGAATTGAAAGCAGGAGAAACACGTGGAcattctttataaaaaaaataataataaataaataaataaaagtaaattggAGTTATTCAGAGGAAGGTTCTAGAAAAGCAGCGGCAGCGCTGGTCCTGTGTGGAGGTGCTCTTCAGCGGCAGTTCTCACTACAGCACCAGGACAAGTCCAGTTCGTGTTTGCAGAGATCTTTCTTATCTCACTTGCCTGCGGGAAATCGAGCTGAAGCGACTGAGTTCgcgatggagagagaaagggtacAGTCCGGCAAACTCTTTATTGGTGGCTTAAGTTTTAACACCACAGAAGAAAATTTAAGAAACTACTTCGAGCAATGGGGAAAACTTA includes:
- the Rpl3 gene encoding large ribosomal subunit protein uL3, which translates into the protein MSHRKFSAPRHGSLGFLPRKRSSRHRGKVKSFPKDDPSKPVHLTAFLGYKAGMTHIVREVDRPGSKVNKKEVVEAVTIVETPPMVVVGIVGYVETPRGLRTFKTIFAEHISDECKRRFYKNWHKSKKKAFTKYCKKWQDDMGKKQLEKDFNSMKKYCQVIRIIAHTQMRLLPLRQKKAHLMEIQVNGGTVAEKLDWARERLEQQVPVNQVFGQDEMIDVIGVTKGKGYKGVTSRWHTKKLPRKTHRGLRKVACIGAWHPARVAFSVARAGQKGYHHRTEINKKIYKIGQGYLIKDGKLIKNNASTDYDLSDKSINPLGGFVHYGEVTNDFVMLKGCVVGTKKRVLTLRKSLLVQTKRRALEKIDLKFIDTTSKFGHGRFQTMEEKKAFMGPLKKDRIAKEEGA